The proteins below are encoded in one region of Amycolatopsis magusensis:
- a CDS encoding DUF5988 family protein, which translates to MSDIGPNVVLRGGPLALPGGNPRFHRVPDEELPLKLVNGNRYEHFRPTTETELHAGRPLRVFEWTGRTYVAE; encoded by the coding sequence ATGAGTGATATCGGACCCAACGTGGTGCTGCGCGGCGGACCGCTCGCGTTACCAGGCGGAAACCCGCGCTTCCACCGCGTGCCCGACGAGGAGCTCCCGTTGAAACTGGTGAACGGGAATCGTTACGAGCACTTCCGCCCGACCACCGAGACCGAACTGCACGCGGGCCGTCCGCTGCGGGTCTTCGAATGGACCGGGCGCACCTACG
- a CDS encoding AfsR/SARP family transcriptional regulator: MRYEILGRLRVVDDEGSTSLTARKMETLLAVLLGRADQVVTTDQLIAEIWGDRPPQRVNAALHVYISQLRKFLDRPGRPASPIVTRQQGYLLHLGEDTLDVNDFQRLVNRGREAAQRGRHEEAVAHFEGALSLWRGRALNDVQDGPILYWYVTWLEEARLECVEMLNDAYLVLSRHREVVGRLYVLTGEHPLRESFYRQLMLALFRSERQADALKVYQHARERLNAELGLEPCRPLRELQGAILRGDELLKHTVA; encoded by the coding sequence TTGAGATACGAAATCCTGGGCAGACTCAGAGTGGTCGACGACGAGGGTTCCACTTCGCTGACCGCTCGCAAGATGGAAACGCTGCTGGCCGTCCTGCTGGGCCGGGCGGACCAGGTGGTCACCACCGATCAGCTCATCGCGGAGATCTGGGGGGATCGCCCGCCGCAGCGCGTGAACGCCGCGCTGCACGTCTACATTTCGCAGTTGCGCAAGTTCCTGGACCGGCCGGGGCGCCCGGCCAGCCCGATCGTCACCCGCCAGCAGGGCTACCTACTGCACTTGGGGGAGGACACGCTGGACGTCAACGACTTCCAGCGCCTGGTGAACCGCGGCCGCGAGGCGGCGCAGCGGGGACGCCACGAGGAAGCCGTCGCGCACTTCGAGGGGGCGCTGTCGCTGTGGCGCGGCCGCGCGCTCAACGACGTGCAGGACGGGCCGATCCTCTACTGGTACGTGACCTGGCTGGAAGAGGCCCGGCTGGAGTGCGTGGAGATGCTCAACGACGCCTACCTGGTGCTGAGCAGGCACCGCGAGGTGGTCGGCAGGCTGTACGTGCTGACCGGGGAGCACCCGCTGCGGGAGTCGTTCTACCGGCAGCTGATGCTGGCGCTGTTCCGCTCGGAGCGGCAGGCCGACGCGCTGAAGGTCTACCAGCACGCCCGTGAGCGGCTCAACGCCGAGCTGGGCCTGGAGCCGTGCCGTCCGCTGCGGGAACTGCAGGGCGCGATCCTGCGTGGCGACGAACTGCTCAAGCACACCGTCGCTTAA
- a CDS encoding cysteine desulfurase-like protein, giving the protein MKRAEFPALQDGHAYLDGAAGTQVPASVIDAIAGTYRRGIGNVGGAFPASHRADEIVANARQAVADLVGGDPGGVILGANMTTLTYRLANTLATGWQPGDEVVVTRLDHDANVRPWVQAAEKAGATVKWADVDRATGDLPTGQFDALLSERTRLVAVTAASNVLGTRPDVASITAAAHNAGALTYVDGVHATPHGPTDRTALGADFYATSAYKWCGPHVGAVVADPALLDTLRPDKLASSSDDVPNRFETGTLPFADLAGVTAAVEHLAGLTDATGTRRERLLASMTAAEDHEQRLFARLLDGLREIPGVTLHGAPQRRTAVAYFTIDGQTPRQTAETLAAAKVNVWNGHNYAWELTGALGIRDAGSAVRASIVHYNDGTDVDRLLDCLQRT; this is encoded by the coding sequence ATGAAGCGCGCCGAGTTCCCCGCGCTCCAGGACGGCCACGCCTACCTCGACGGCGCCGCCGGCACCCAGGTCCCGGCGAGCGTGATCGACGCGATCGCGGGCACCTACCGCCGCGGCATCGGCAACGTCGGTGGTGCCTTTCCGGCCAGCCACCGCGCCGACGAGATCGTGGCGAACGCCCGGCAGGCGGTCGCCGACCTGGTCGGCGGCGACCCCGGCGGCGTCATCCTCGGCGCCAACATGACCACGCTCACCTACCGCCTGGCGAACACGCTGGCGACCGGCTGGCAACCGGGGGACGAGGTCGTCGTCACCCGGCTCGACCACGACGCCAACGTCCGCCCCTGGGTCCAGGCCGCCGAAAAGGCCGGTGCCACGGTGAAGTGGGCGGACGTCGACCGCGCCACCGGTGACCTGCCCACCGGCCAGTTCGACGCACTGCTCTCCGAACGCACCCGCCTGGTCGCGGTCACCGCGGCGAGCAACGTGCTCGGCACCCGGCCGGACGTCGCCTCGATCACCGCCGCGGCGCACAACGCCGGCGCGCTCACCTACGTCGACGGCGTCCACGCCACCCCGCACGGCCCCACCGACCGCACCGCGCTCGGCGCCGACTTCTACGCGACCAGCGCCTACAAGTGGTGCGGCCCGCACGTCGGCGCGGTCGTCGCCGACCCCGCGCTGCTGGACACCCTGCGCCCCGACAAACTCGCTTCGTCCAGCGACGACGTGCCCAACCGCTTCGAGACCGGCACGCTGCCCTTCGCCGACCTGGCCGGGGTGACCGCCGCCGTCGAGCACCTCGCCGGGCTCACGGACGCGACGGGCACTCGCCGCGAACGGCTGCTCGCCTCGATGACCGCCGCGGAAGACCACGAACAACGGCTCTTCGCCCGGTTGCTCGACGGCCTGCGTGAAATCCCCGGCGTCACCCTGCACGGTGCGCCCCAGCGCCGCACCGCGGTCGCCTACTTCACCATCGACGGCCAGACCCCGCGCCAGACGGCGGAAACCCTCGCCGCCGCCAAGGTCAACGTGTGGAACGGGCACAACTACGCCTGGGAGCTCACCGGCGCCCTCGGCATCCGCGACGCCGGCAGCGCGGTCCGCGCGAGCATCGTCCACTACAACGACGGCACCGACGTGGACCGGCTCCTCGACTGTCTACAACGGACTTAA
- a CDS encoding serine hydrolase domain-containing protein, which translates to MSRFVRHRLDRVHHAMARHVDSGLLPGAVTLLSSGDEVHVDVVGNVKRDTIFRISSMTKPIAAAGAMVLVEECVLRLDDPVTEFLPELANPRVLEDPAGPLDRTTPAHREITLRDLLTFRNGIGMLPGDSPINEAAAELRTAGPPKPMTQLTVDQWLKKLGELPLMHQPGTRWLYNTGSDILGALLARASGQDLETFLSERVFGPLGMVDTAFSVPAGKLDRFVVSYMPNLQTGELEVYDEIDGSWSRPPVFPSAAAGLVSTADDLLAFGRSFLGNDLLSRASVTTMTADHLTPRQKAESGFFPGYFDNRGWGFGVAVTTRRDNIYETPGRFGWDGGLGTSWATDPAEDLVGVLLTQRADFPDHSKPYRDFWTSAYQALA; encoded by the coding sequence ATGAGCAGGTTCGTGCGGCACCGCCTCGACCGGGTCCATCACGCCATGGCCCGTCACGTCGACTCCGGGCTGCTTCCCGGCGCGGTCACCCTGCTGAGCAGTGGCGACGAGGTGCACGTCGACGTCGTCGGGAACGTCAAGCGCGACACCATCTTCCGGATCAGCTCGATGACCAAGCCGATCGCCGCGGCCGGGGCGATGGTGCTGGTGGAGGAGTGCGTACTCCGCTTGGACGATCCCGTCACCGAGTTCCTGCCCGAGCTGGCCAACCCGCGGGTCCTCGAAGACCCCGCCGGACCGCTCGACCGCACCACCCCGGCCCACCGCGAGATCACCTTGCGTGACCTCCTCACCTTCCGCAACGGCATCGGCATGCTCCCCGGCGACTCCCCGATCAACGAGGCCGCCGCCGAACTGCGGACCGCCGGCCCGCCGAAACCGATGACCCAGCTCACCGTCGACCAGTGGCTCAAGAAGCTCGGCGAACTCCCCCTCATGCACCAGCCCGGCACCCGCTGGCTGTACAACACCGGCTCGGACATCCTCGGCGCGCTCCTCGCCCGCGCCTCCGGCCAGGACCTCGAAACCTTCCTGTCCGAGCGCGTCTTCGGCCCGCTCGGCATGGTCGACACGGCGTTCAGCGTGCCGGCCGGGAAGCTCGACCGCTTCGTCGTCAGCTACATGCCCAACCTTCAGACCGGCGAACTCGAGGTCTACGACGAGATCGACGGTTCCTGGAGCAGGCCACCCGTCTTCCCCTCCGCCGCGGCCGGACTGGTCTCGACGGCCGACGACCTGCTGGCGTTCGGCCGCTCGTTCCTCGGCAACGACCTGCTTTCCCGCGCCTCCGTCACCACGATGACCGCCGATCACCTGACTCCCCGGCAGAAAGCCGAATCCGGCTTCTTTCCCGGGTACTTCGACAACCGCGGCTGGGGCTTCGGCGTCGCCGTCACCACCCGGCGCGACAACATCTACGAGACCCCCGGCCGCTTCGGCTGGGACGGCGGGCTGGGCACCTCGTGGGCCACCGATCCCGCCGAGGACCTGGTCGGCGTCCTACTCACCCAGCGCGCCGACTTCCCCGACCACAGCAAGCCCTACCGCGACTTCTGGACCTCGGCCTACCAGGCGCTCGCATGA
- a CDS encoding type I polyketide synthase — protein MGHERYGQRRLGRPRFAERRRTLRRSRRRTGTEGQREKMTTEDKLRDYLKRATAELRQARERVAELSGRAAEPIAIVAMSCRYPGDVRSPAELWELVASGTDAISGFPADRGWDVEHLYDPDPERVGTSYTRQGGFLADADHFDADFFGISPREALAIDPQQRLLLETAWETLEHAGIDPLSLRGSRTGVFAGVMYDDYASRLHRAPAGFEGYLGNGSAPSIASGRVSYTFGLEGPAVTIDTACSSSLVAIHLAAQSLRQSECTLALAGGVTVMATPSTFVEFSRQRGLSPDGRCKSFSASADGTGFAEGAGLILLERLSDAERNGHPVLAVIRGSAVNQDGASSQLSAPNGPSQERVIRQALATAGLQPSEVGAVEAHSTGTTLGDPIEAQALLATYGQDRRERPLWLGSIKSNIGHTQAAAGVAGVIKMVLALRHGTLPRTLHADQPSPHIDWSGGSVSLLTEPVPWPENGTPRRAGISSFGISGTNAHLILEQAPAVEPSAEPPADSRPVPWLLSARSERALHVQAQQLRRHLVSSTSDPSTVGFSLATSRSTFAHRAVVVADNREDFLHGLDRLSRGESATGLITTPHGAQNPVAGAREPVFVFPGQSSQWARMAVPLLGTSTVFREQIQLCADALAPHVDWSLREVLEGTPGAPPLERVDVVQPALFAVMVSLARLWQSIGAKASAVIGHSQGEIAAAHIAGALTLEDAALIVARRSQAVSALSGRGGMASVPLPASQIHEHPALLDGRLGIAAINGPESTVVSGAKQAIDELLAEFEAAGVRARRIAVDYASHSPHVDSLREALLEMLAEVKPLRAEIPFYSTVTGEPIDTTELDAAYWYRNLRETVQLDSAVRALRRDGHRSFVETSPHPVLTIGIQQTLDETREDGVSTVCGTLRRDNGDWKQFLAAAAQAHVNGVDLDWTAVFAPGTRKQVDLPTYPFQRKRYWLDAPAGATDPTAAGLDAADHPLLSGALELADGESTVFTGRLSPHAQPWLADHTVLGTALLPGSAFVDMALFVAERTGCGQLEELLLQAPLVLPEQGTLRLQVAVGPVEDDRRALTVHSRPEDAEPDDPWTLHVTGSLSTLAPEVAGDLSGAWPPAGAQPVEMDEFYDRLQDEGYGYGPTFRGLRGVWKLGDDFYAHVVLPEEQHADGERCALHPALLDAALHPLARESLGGDGISLPFSWSGVSLRTSGTTALRVRLTPVGTDSYRVTLADNVGAPVASIDTLTARRINPAMLGSGGHRSMLFHVEWSALRDTEPASEVVPELVEAADVPAALRLVQAAIAEDRRLAFVTHGAVSTEPGEDVTDLTGAAVWGLVRSAQTEHPDRFTLVDTDFPQSVPAALATGEPQVAVRNGKALVPRLARTAAELAHTTFDPEGTVLITGGTGVLGGHLARHLVLNHGVRHLLLTSRRGLDAPGATGLAADLADLGAEVSISACDAADRTALESLLAGVSRPLTAVVHAAGVLDDATITALTPEQLANVWRPKVDAARNLHELTGELSAFVLFSSIASTIGTPGQANYAASNAYLDALAEHRRAQGRPALSLAWGYWAETTGMTGHLDHADHTRMARAGIIPLATAQGFELFDAALTTDRAVVVPAKMDTAALRNQATAGTLPRLFQNLVKAPAKRAGGGLADLAQRLADLAESEQQALLIDVVRGHVATVLGHTDPDTIPTEKAFKELGFDSLTAVELRNRLTAATGLRLPATLVFDHPTLAGLAGYMRAELAPRTEEPDPASAVLERLDGLEEALIGLSDLRVTDRLRELLAVAGGTDAGLGSASADELFDFIDGKLGRKVETA, from the coding sequence GTGGGGCACGAACGGTACGGGCAACGGCGCCTCGGCCGACCTCGATTCGCTGAGCGACGACGAACTCTTCGACGCTCTCGACGAAGAACTGGGACAGAGGGGCAACGGGAGAAGATGACGACCGAAGACAAGCTGCGGGACTACCTCAAGCGCGCGACGGCCGAACTCCGCCAGGCCCGCGAGCGCGTGGCCGAGCTCTCCGGCCGCGCCGCCGAGCCGATCGCGATCGTGGCGATGAGCTGCCGCTACCCCGGTGACGTGCGCTCACCGGCCGAGCTGTGGGAACTGGTCGCCTCGGGCACGGACGCCATCTCCGGGTTCCCGGCCGACCGCGGCTGGGACGTCGAGCACCTCTACGACCCCGACCCCGAGCGCGTCGGCACCAGCTACACCCGTCAGGGCGGTTTCCTGGCGGACGCGGACCACTTCGACGCCGACTTCTTCGGCATCAGCCCGCGCGAGGCACTGGCCATCGACCCACAACAGCGGCTGCTGCTGGAAACCGCGTGGGAAACGCTGGAGCACGCGGGCATCGACCCGCTTTCCCTGCGCGGCAGCCGGACCGGCGTCTTCGCGGGCGTGATGTACGACGACTACGCCTCACGCCTGCACCGCGCGCCCGCCGGGTTCGAGGGCTACCTGGGCAACGGCAGCGCGCCGAGCATCGCTTCCGGCCGGGTGTCCTACACCTTCGGGCTGGAAGGTCCCGCGGTCACCATCGACACCGCCTGCTCGTCTTCGCTGGTGGCGATCCACCTGGCCGCGCAGTCGCTGCGGCAGTCGGAATGCACGCTGGCGCTGGCCGGTGGGGTCACGGTGATGGCCACCCCGAGCACCTTCGTCGAATTCAGCCGCCAGCGCGGGCTTTCCCCGGACGGGCGGTGCAAGTCGTTCTCGGCTTCGGCCGACGGCACCGGGTTCGCCGAGGGCGCCGGGCTCATCCTGCTGGAGCGGTTGTCCGACGCCGAGCGCAACGGGCACCCGGTCCTCGCGGTGATCCGGGGCAGCGCGGTCAACCAGGACGGTGCCAGCAGCCAGCTTTCGGCACCGAACGGGCCGTCGCAGGAGCGCGTCATACGGCAGGCGCTGGCCACCGCCGGTCTGCAACCGTCCGAAGTGGGCGCGGTCGAAGCACACAGCACCGGCACCACGCTCGGCGATCCGATCGAGGCCCAGGCGTTGCTCGCCACCTATGGACAGGACCGCCGGGAACGGCCGCTCTGGCTGGGTTCGATCAAGTCGAACATCGGGCACACCCAGGCCGCCGCCGGGGTGGCCGGGGTGATCAAGATGGTGCTGGCGCTGCGGCACGGCACGCTGCCCAGGACCCTGCACGCCGACCAGCCGAGCCCGCACATCGACTGGTCGGGCGGCTCGGTCTCGCTGCTCACCGAACCGGTGCCGTGGCCGGAGAACGGCACGCCCCGGCGAGCCGGGATCTCCTCGTTCGGTATCAGCGGGACCAATGCGCACCTGATCCTGGAGCAGGCCCCGGCCGTCGAACCCTCGGCCGAACCGCCCGCCGACTCGCGCCCGGTGCCGTGGTTGCTGTCCGCTCGCAGCGAGCGGGCGTTGCACGTCCAGGCGCAGCAGCTGCGGCGGCACCTGGTCTCGTCCACTTCGGACCCGTCGACCGTCGGATTCTCGCTGGCCACCTCGCGGTCCACGTTCGCCCATCGTGCCGTGGTGGTCGCCGACAACCGCGAGGACTTCCTGCACGGGCTCGACCGGCTCTCCCGCGGCGAATCGGCGACCGGGCTGATCACCACGCCCCATGGTGCGCAGAACCCGGTCGCCGGTGCCCGTGAACCGGTCTTCGTGTTCCCCGGCCAGAGTTCGCAGTGGGCCCGGATGGCGGTCCCGCTGCTCGGCACGTCCACGGTGTTCCGCGAGCAGATCCAGCTCTGCGCGGACGCGCTCGCCCCGCACGTCGACTGGTCCCTGCGCGAGGTGCTGGAGGGCACGCCAGGCGCGCCGCCGCTGGAGCGGGTCGACGTGGTGCAGCCCGCCCTGTTCGCGGTGATGGTGTCGCTGGCGCGGCTGTGGCAGTCGATCGGCGCGAAGGCGAGCGCGGTGATCGGGCACTCGCAGGGTGAGATCGCCGCCGCGCACATCGCGGGCGCGCTCACGCTGGAGGACGCGGCGCTCATCGTGGCCAGGCGCAGCCAGGCCGTCTCGGCGCTGAGCGGCCGCGGTGGCATGGCCTCCGTGCCATTGCCCGCTTCCCAGATCCACGAGCATCCGGCACTGCTGGACGGACGGCTCGGGATCGCGGCGATCAACGGTCCGGAGTCCACTGTGGTCTCCGGCGCGAAGCAGGCGATCGACGAACTGCTCGCCGAGTTCGAGGCGGCCGGTGTGCGCGCACGCCGGATCGCGGTCGACTACGCCTCGCACTCCCCGCACGTCGACAGCCTGCGTGAAGCGCTGCTGGAGATGCTGGCCGAGGTCAAGCCGCTGCGGGCGGAGATCCCGTTCTATTCGACCGTCACCGGTGAGCCGATCGACACCACCGAACTGGACGCCGCGTACTGGTACCGGAACCTGCGGGAGACCGTGCAGCTCGACAGCGCCGTGCGTGCCCTGCGCCGGGACGGGCACCGGTCCTTTGTGGAGACGAGCCCGCACCCGGTGCTCACCATCGGCATCCAGCAGACGCTCGACGAGACCCGCGAAGACGGCGTCAGCACGGTCTGCGGCACGCTCCGCCGTGACAACGGGGACTGGAAGCAGTTCCTCGCCGCGGCCGCACAGGCACACGTCAACGGCGTCGACCTCGACTGGACCGCGGTCTTCGCGCCGGGCACCCGGAAGCAGGTGGACCTGCCGACGTATCCGTTCCAGCGCAAGCGGTACTGGCTCGACGCCCCGGCGGGCGCGACCGATCCGACCGCCGCCGGCCTCGACGCCGCCGACCACCCGCTGCTCAGCGGCGCGCTCGAACTCGCCGACGGGGAAAGCACGGTGTTCACCGGCCGCCTGTCCCCGCACGCGCAGCCGTGGCTCGCCGACCACACCGTGCTCGGCACCGCGTTGCTGCCGGGAAGTGCCTTTGTCGATATGGCGTTGTTCGTCGCCGAGCGCACGGGATGCGGGCAGCTGGAGGAGCTTCTGCTGCAAGCGCCCCTGGTTCTTCCCGAGCAGGGCACCCTCCGGTTGCAGGTGGCGGTCGGTCCCGTCGAGGACGATCGCCGCGCATTGACCGTCCACTCACGACCCGAGGACGCCGAGCCGGACGACCCGTGGACCCTGCACGTCACCGGTTCGCTGAGCACCCTGGCGCCCGAGGTGGCCGGGGACCTGTCCGGCGCCTGGCCACCGGCCGGGGCGCAACCGGTCGAGATGGACGAGTTCTACGACCGGTTGCAGGACGAGGGGTACGGCTACGGCCCGACCTTCCGCGGCCTGCGTGGCGTCTGGAAGCTCGGCGACGACTTCTACGCCCACGTCGTACTGCCCGAAGAGCAGCACGCCGACGGTGAGCGGTGTGCCCTGCACCCCGCCCTGCTCGACGCCGCGCTGCACCCGCTCGCCCGCGAATCCCTCGGCGGCGACGGCATCAGCCTGCCGTTCTCGTGGAGTGGCGTGAGCCTGCGCACCAGCGGCACCACCGCGTTGCGCGTCCGGCTGACCCCGGTGGGCACCGACAGCTACCGCGTGACCCTGGCGGACAACGTGGGCGCTCCGGTCGCCTCGATCGACACGCTCACCGCACGCCGGATCAACCCGGCGATGCTCGGGTCCGGCGGTCACCGGTCGATGCTGTTCCACGTCGAGTGGTCCGCCCTGCGTGACACCGAACCCGCGTCGGAGGTCGTGCCGGAGCTGGTCGAAGCCGCCGATGTCCCGGCGGCGCTACGGCTGGTCCAGGCCGCGATCGCCGAGGACAGGCGCCTGGCGTTCGTCACGCACGGCGCGGTGTCGACCGAGCCCGGCGAGGACGTCACGGACCTGACCGGCGCGGCGGTGTGGGGCCTCGTGCGCTCGGCCCAGACCGAGCACCCCGACCGGTTCACCCTGGTGGACACCGACTTCCCGCAGTCGGTGCCCGCCGCGCTGGCCACCGGCGAGCCGCAGGTCGCCGTCCGGAACGGCAAGGCGCTGGTGCCGCGGCTCGCCCGGACCGCGGCCGAGCTGGCGCACACCACGTTCGACCCCGAGGGCACCGTGTTGATCACCGGCGGCACCGGTGTGCTCGGCGGCCACCTCGCCCGGCACCTGGTGCTCAACCACGGGGTGAGGCACCTGCTGCTCACCTCGCGTCGTGGCCTGGACGCCCCCGGCGCGACCGGCTTGGCCGCCGACCTCGCGGACCTCGGCGCGGAGGTGTCCATCTCCGCCTGTGACGCGGCGGACCGCACCGCGCTGGAGTCCCTGCTGGCGGGCGTTTCCCGGCCGCTGACCGCCGTCGTGCACGCGGCCGGGGTGCTCGACGACGCCACGATCACCGCGCTGACCCCGGAGCAGCTGGCGAACGTGTGGCGGCCCAAGGTCGACGCGGCCCGCAACCTGCACGAGCTGACCGGCGAGCTGAGCGCGTTCGTGTTGTTCTCCTCGATCGCGTCGACCATCGGCACCCCCGGCCAGGCGAACTACGCGGCGTCCAACGCCTACCTCGACGCGCTCGCCGAGCACCGGCGGGCGCAGGGCCGGCCCGCGCTCAGCCTGGCGTGGGGCTACTGGGCCGAAACCACCGGCATGACCGGGCACCTCGACCACGCCGACCACACCCGGATGGCCCGCGCGGGCATCATCCCGCTGGCGACCGCGCAGGGATTCGAGCTGTTCGACGCCGCGCTGACCACGGACCGCGCGGTGGTCGTCCCGGCCAAGATGGACACCGCCGCGCTGCGGAACCAGGCCACCGCGGGCACCCTGCCGCGGTTGTTCCAGAACCTGGTCAAGGCCCCGGCCAAGCGCGCCGGCGGCGGGCTGGCCGACCTGGCGCAGCGGCTGGCCGACCTCGCCGAGTCCGAGCAGCAGGCCCTGCTCATCGACGTGGTGCGCGGGCACGTGGCCACCGTGCTCGGGCACACCGATCCGGACACCATCCCGACCGAGAAGGCGTTCAAGGAGCTGGGTTTCGACTCGCTGACCGCGGTGGAGCTGCGCAACCGCCTCACCGCCGCGACCGGCCTGCGACTGCCCGCGACCCTGGTGTTCGACCACCCCACGCTCGCCGGGCTGGCCGGGTACATGCGGGCGGAACTGGCGCCGCGGACCGAGGAGCCCGACCCGGCCTCCGCCGTGCTGGAGCGGCTCGACGGCCTGGAGGAGGCGTTGATCGGGTTGTCCGACCTGCGGGTCACCGACCGGCTGCGAGAGCTGCTGGCGGTGGCAGGCGGCACGGACGCCGGACTCGGCTCGGCCAGCGCGGACGAGTTGTTCGACTTCATCGACGGCAAGCTCGGCAGGAAGGTGGAGACCGCATGA